In Thermococcus chitonophagus, the genomic stretch TAAGTTCAGAAGCCTTATGGGGAGTTAGTCTAAAATACATCTCACTTCTGAAAACTTCAATAACCCCATATAATAATGTTAGAGTGAGGATAGTAGCTATCGTGAATCCAATAGGAGCAAACCACTTTATTGGCCTCAGAAATGGATAATCCATTTGATGAAGGCCAAGAAGGACAAGGGAGGATATTAGAAAGAGACTTTTTCTACCAAAAACTTCTTTTAATTTGATAATCATTATTCCGGAAAATGCCATGAAAAATCCAGAAACTCCATGAACTATACTTTTTACCACTAACCCTCCTGAATTCATATAATGGGCCAGGGCAAGTGTATAGCCGGCCAGAATAATCGGCGTTAATGACAGTAACCAAAATACGTAGAGAGAGGGCATTTCCCCTTCTTCCTCTATAAGAAGCGTTGTTGACGTTAGAAGAAGCAGTGTTGCTGTTAATGCCGTTGATATGTTGCTTAAGATATCAGAACCTAAAATATCACTGAGCGTATGCATGGCATATACAAGCAGGCCAACTCCTAAAATTACCGCAGAGGTTCGTCTAATTTTAAGGTATATCACGAAAAGCCATGAAGCAGCGATTATTTTAGCAAGTGTTGTTATTACCCTTGCAAGGGTAAGGATGTCCATACC encodes the following:
- a CDS encoding DUF835 domain-containing protein produces the protein MDILTLARVITTLAKIIAASWLFVIYLKIRRTSAVILGVGLLVYAMHTLSDILGSDILSNISTALTATLLLLTSTTLLIEEEGEMPSLYVFWLLSLTPIILAGYTLALAHYMNSGGLVVKSIVHGVSGFFMAFSGIMIIKLKEVFGRKSLFLISSLVLLGLHQMDYPFLRPIKWFAPIGFTIATILTLTLLYGVIEVFRSEMYFRLTPHKASELKSGSLLVTVEEFKKNIYQKLENFPALAFVRNIQTPEAWYKYFVTRAISDYESDISPTDLPRMLELSKRYLQASEGGVVIVDCPEYLALYNGFDALLKFLATLRDMVIVHRGTLVVVTEREVWDDRQWVLLTRILREESS